The Helianthus annuus cultivar XRQ/B chromosome 15, HanXRQr2.0-SUNRISE, whole genome shotgun sequence genomic sequence actgtatggacgcaagtgcagaaccccagtttgttgggcagaaataggagaaagtcaattatcaggtccagaaatcgtacaagaaaccactgacaagataacacaaatcaaggaaagactgaagacagctagagatcgccagaaaagctacgcagacaatcgccgcaagccactagagtttcaggtaggagacaaagtgcttttaaaagtttctccttggaaaggagtggtacgattcggtaagaaaggaaaactgagtccaagatatgttggaccattcccagttatccaacgaataggaccagtagcttatcgtttacaactaccagaagaattagctggagtacatgatgtgtttcatgtatccaatctcaagaaatgtttatccgacgaatccctggtagtacctcttcaagatatagaggtaaatgaaaagctgaaatttgtagagaaacccctacaaatggaagacaggaaagtcaagtttctcaaacacaagcgactagtactagTGAAGGTCAAATgcgattcaaagagaggaccagaatacacttaggagctagaatcagaaatgaagcgaaaataccctcaactatttcagtaaatctcgaggacgagattttcttaaggtggggaggatgtaacaactctcattaaaactAATACTTAGtgtgataattatccaataaggaaaccctaattgagacacccaagtaattctgcattaagcctaaaattttcagaacaatcggaatcaggatcagggcccctaaaactcaggggggtaaaccctagttgaacgattatctaaataaatcGTTGTTGAAATTTCATTTGATAAAATTAttaactcagcaagcctagtcccgaaccTAGCTACCCTATATTTAGattgcttcccttacggaccgtaagggaaaatggcttacggtctgtaagcatgtcccaaaaattagtataaatagccgaccttgggacttgaaattggaaGCTGAAACGACGTAAATTCtcactgtgtacgtcgagttatagcaaaatcagttccaaaacacacacgattcacgaaacgctgccgcaatcagggtaataactcgatcgctattacgattcaatgtccgatcgattgtaactatccaacgattgtttaagtgccgctcaaattgagcttatactttgttattcatcgtgatttcgacttgaatgtttgagtgttgttcgaattcggaatatactctgtcattcgttgtgaatccgttgaattgttaagtattgcactttgttaatcgttgtgagggtttaatctcgtgaattgacgtaactgctgtattagttactaaccccgtttgtgtgtattgtgaattaaattaggttaatcaaaggctaatcagtaggcttatactctgctcctTAAAgatgcaatgtgagtcattctttttttatcaactgttttacaaaactccaaattattttcaaagttataattacagggattaagtctttgtaatcaccaagttacagccggtatgtgaggttttgtatacattacttgatgatcttcaacattggggcagccaatgggtgatatgaccataatcacagacagcattggacaggtgggccaatgggtcgagtgataaagtaccgtgggtagttggtttgatatcagaaacattgtaatcgctcttaatactgtaaattataacaaatgagtcgttttagtaaaattgagtgattcactcagtatttccctgctgacaaaacctttttcaaacatgtttcaggtgatctgttgtgagcaaagaaaagtgtcgttaagcactaccagcttagaaaagtggctcaatgtaaataaataaagaaacatgttttgagaataaagatttccctgtgaaatcaccttattgtaaattaaagggttttatccctaaattatgtaaacgagCAGTTTgaaatattaaaagatcctgttttaaaaagacttccgctgtcgcctaaattaaataccacaggatttctgtcccgcggctcctgaaacgggtcaaaccgggtcggggccgTGACACTTACCCAATCAAAATCTCCAATATCATCAAGACCCACATTCAAATTATGAGGAACAGTTGTGAAACCTTTGTATCCCAAAGAACCAGGTGTTGTTTGAATGGGTGGTTGTGCAAGTGGTGGAGTTTGGAATATTTGTTGAGATGTGAGTAAggtttgttgttgtggtggtgtagCAGTGTGAACTTGTAATGGTGAATGAGGTGGTGTGAAATGAAatggtgatggttgtcttggtggTGTTAATTGTTTCGGAGGTGATTGATGAGGTGGTGATTGTATAGGTGATTGATGTGGTATTGgttcaggtggtggtgatggtggtttactTGGTTCTTGGGAAGGTTTCTTCTTCAAAACGATCTTTGTTGGCTTCTTGATCTTTTGAGTAACCTTTTTAATCTTCGGAGACACAATCCTCTTTCTCACACCAACTTTCTTCCTTCCACCCGAAGGCGATTGAGATTCAAATACATGCTCAGGAGATGGAATATATGCAGCATCATCCTTCTCATGTCTCTTCCTCTTtctcaactgtcacaccccgaccacgtaaaacatcaaatcgtggcagaaacgtcggggagtgttgtaacagaattattgttccacaaccatggcaattaaaataatattttattcaacaACCAAAGGGGGAATTCATTGTCTCAAAACAAGAACTAAAGAGTtatattgtcttaaaataaaagaaacaagagtatataattaaactaagtctatcttcattttatgtcactaaggcccaagtccaccctagcgtgttacgatcaacatcctaagcaacaactcctgaaaacacatgtgaaaatatgtacgccagcataaaaatgcgtgtgagtaacataggttttgtaaaataggattcatgacttaggtttaagaaaatatttaatgaagacttgtcatgaatctagtttaagtgtttgcttttataaaatgtttgaataacgataacaaatcagttaatatgtatatatgtgaaagaataatgtatggttaaaagaataaccaagtaaaaataagttgtataaagtaagatgttttgtaaaacaaagtcctgtgaaaaatatgttattcgtgtaaaatgtataagtccaaattgaatgatttaaataacgctacgatatgtaatataatacaaacacttatatataggaagtaccagcggcgtatccaccatgcttgtatcatactacacatgtctcgttacttaagtcacatAAACAAACCACcgatgtataaagtccatgtttaaaccaaccatcaaatgttcttgtataaaccattgtcatatgtttaaaagtTCAAAACGTAGTCAAgtagtcatgtatgtgtaacaaatgttatgtatgttaagtaaaatgtattcacttaaaccaaatgtgaaaatgtacaaaacaaagtattttgagtatatcaaaaagttatgttttgcaaagtaaaagcatgttttaatgatacaaacatttatgtggtaagttaacgcatacattcaagccttgagacagacggataaccctaagtaaaggttatcaaaagaaatgttttcggattcagtcattcctttcatccaaacaaacctaggatgtcaggaacgggatttgtcaagtactatggtaccattacttactaccgagcggcgtagctaatgttaatgaatgtatataagttcCGTTTGTGCataccaaatgttataccaaatgtaaacatgttatatgaaaacaatgtactaagtatgctaagttaacacaCAAAGCAGAaaaagtcatgtaaaacgatgtgctaatatgccaagtaaacatatgtagcaaaacaTTGTAATGAAATCaagtactataagtgtactaaagaacatagcaagcatatgatgtgaaaacaagaaagcacgaaagtaacaagtaggcacatgtgtttcaccccaaaatgtttggaaaacagtaaaagaggggtctatgtactcacttgagattgctcaatagactttaaatatccaccaagcaagctagaagatcacggattcagaCGTCACCTAATATAGGcatctatattaataaacggacctatcggaggatcggctagtacgagggttcgtaaaccaaataagtgtgggaacttatgtaatatggtttgacaaagcctacatactaaaacgaaacctatcctaagtgcttttgacccgttacgacccgtttaggtagcttacgccactttaacgcgtcgttcgcgtaaaacgcgttcggaatgcctaactagccctatgacaagcaaaatatgccttaacatgcttaatattgttgctaaatcagtttagatgtcaaaagttatgttagataggtttaaaatgaaattttagcgtaaaaagggcattttggtaatttacctaaggcataagagctacttatcatacaactacttaaatggcgcgaccataaggtataaccacgggaggttattccctatacaactatggtcacctaaagtgtttggttggatcataatgatcgaccaaatgggtcgggttcgaaagtataagcgattgattagatcgcttacctttacgaccctaaacaagcacaaatctaaaagcgacgagctaaacatgctagaacatgtttagtaaagttagaaaacaggtttggtattaaaacaaacggttttaataccctagagtagtttggttacaaaatacgcaagaaaacgcattttggccgaaactacgactcgtcactgagcctagataacgtggtaatcagtaggtatagtcactagggactataaccatcgtgattacgctcacgttatgaagttcaaacgaacttcgcgttaaccataaactggtcaatgcagaaagtcaaacacagtttgactttaacgctaaaatgaacgaaaaacgcgaaagaatacttgcagaaggtccccgcaagattgatttccaagtatttctTAGGTGTGAAGTgataatcactccaacttagagaaaatctcagaatcaagtgggtttggAATGAATTGggttgggggtatttatagggaatggactaccgttaggatcgttcgtcAAGAAACGTGCTTCGATATAAGCCGTCcacatgggcccattgttttgaaaaaccatttgagcccataGATTCAGTCCCTTGTTTGAGAAATaccatttgcacatggtttttaggtgttaaacagctgtaaacagctgtttgcaacaattcTGCAGATCTGGCactctctcgcgggccgcgtatgGTTTTAtgggggcttacgcgggccgcctgagccttCTGATCAGCAAACAAGTTTGAAAAATGATAGTTTCAGTTCCTACACGTGTTtaaagccatttccgacatgtttcaggcccgttaagccaactttaaggccctaaaatgatgcttaaacattgtggacatgaaacatgcttaaaaatacgccggatgtcggttcgtttgatcgtatgatcgcgatgttcgcttatttacgacggaatgcgcataagcacgaaaaacgatccaaattgcgcgacgaatggatttttctcatgccaaacactaaaataaaatattttaatgcttacataaatttttggatgtccggatgtattcagaacgtaagttatgcgcgaaaatgcaaacttatgcacttttgatgCTTTtcgtccctgaatgagcataaagtttattttagcacaccgaacccctcaaagcctatttctaagctatgtaaaggatatttagggtgtgtttaacttatgatcatgttccggaatgttcgttacagttcaaattggcatattttcgcagtttgtcaattttagtccctataagcgaattaacttgattttgccataccaaagccttcaaaacttatttctatgttatgtaaaggttatttaaggtatgttaaacatatgttgatgttccggagtatttgtcgcgtctAACCgattacgtttatgcaccagtttgcgtataattctccagaaagcgatatagagtttgaaattgaatagaaatcaaaacatgaaaaacatcaaacataaagaaacaaacattgagatcaaataactttatttcattgataactgaattgttcacaatgattacaagcacagatgtcacatcaACTATTTCTCTTTAGCAGTCTCTTCTTGAATTCTTCTTAAACGTTCAGTTTCATCTATCTCATCTTTAGAAGAACTCGAAGAACTTGTAGTACTTTTGTCAACGTCATCACCTTCTACATCATCAGCAAATTTTCCTTTCTGAGTATCAACAGCTGCTTTATCTTTCTGAGCATtaaatatttttaactttttcagtAAGCTCTGAGAATCAGGAGATAGGCGAACATCAACTTCAATATTATCTTCAGCTTTAGCTTCAACATCATGTTCTACTTCAACCTCAGCTTCTGGTACTGGTTCTTCTACATCAGGTTCATCAATAAGCATAGTCTTTGCAGCTTTCTTTTGTCGTTTCTTGGGTTGTGAAGACGAACCCTCTCCCTTTTGTACTTTGGGAGTAGCTTTCTTTCCCCTCTTCCTCGGTTCTTTCACAAACCAATCATTACGTGTACTTTTAAATTGTTCAAGAGCCTCTAACTCATCAGCATATGCAGCTTCTTTCATCTCTTCTTCATTCCTCCAGTTTTGGTGATTCACTGGATCTGGATCAACGTAATTTTTATCCTTGATAAATCCGAAAAATTCAGCTACTTTCTTTAGCTCAGGATGGTTCGGATGATATCTTGCTAGCTGCTTCAGAGAATCATTGCTCATGTGTGATAATACCAACAAATCGTTGTTTACATCTCTTTTAATGTCTAAATAAGCATGATCAATCAACATTTGCACAAATCTTGGATAAATCCAAGTCCTACTCTTTGTTGTAATGTTCTCAGCCATGTAATGAAAAACGATGtgcgagaaattgtacttcttgttCAGAACCAACGCTGTAACCATATTCATTTGATATCATATCCTCCTTTGCAATGGCTAAGAGCCATCAGTACTGAATGAACAATGAACTTGTATGGCTTTTGAAACTTTGACTTCAAGTAGTTCGCGTTGTTCAATGACTTCAAGTAGTTCGCGTTGTTCAATGCTCCATCATAGCCCATTCTCAGCATACATCCCTTGACCATTCTTTCTGGAAACTTTGTTGGTGAATATACATCATCCGGAAAATCCAAAACTTCACGAACAAGCGCCTCTGTAACAAATATCGGTTTCTTCTCTTCATACTGCTTCACAGTTGAATTGATCACTTTGTTTCATTCATCATAAGTTGCATGCTTCCAGAAACGTTTAACGTGAGATCTATACACGAGATATTGATCCGTCAGTGCTTTTTGAATCGGAACTCTCCTCATAAATTCTAGAAAGCTGCTGAACTCCGACAACTTGGTATTCTTTTCTTCATCGaaatcacaacagctgttgtgcaATGGATCAAAGATCACATTCGAAGCCTGCAAATCAACATAGTGCACAATAATCAAACACTTTGAAAAAAATTTCAACATCAaacccttcaagcgaaatcacttgatATACAATAGCATTTCAAGCGAAAACACAAGTGaattttgaagcgaaatcactttAATCATTTTGAATCGGAATAACATT encodes the following:
- the LOC118487521 gene encoding uncharacterized protein LOC118487521; this translates as MQEELQQFEKLGVWRLVDLPENQKLIKTKWVFKCKRDDRGVVVRNKARLVVQGFSQQEGIDYDEVYAPVARLEAIRIFLAFASWKDFKVYQLDVKSAFLYGKIKEEVYVGQPPGFTDPLHKNKASNVIFDPLHNSCCDFDEEKNTKLSEFSSFLEFMRRVPIQKALTDQYLVYRSHYEEKKPIFVTEALVREVLDFPDDVYSPTKFPERMVKGCMLRMGYDGALNNANYLKSLNNANYLKSKFQKPYKFIVHSVLMALSHCKGGYDIK